A part of Thermomicrobiales bacterium genomic DNA contains:
- a CDS encoding GNAT family N-acetyltransferase, which yields MGRGRARRAGSGAVEAMTIFSTRPSRLLTFQIRQAETEDDLQAVYALRSRVFREEQRLADLPMTDPDEHKSITLMAIQDGHLIGTGRLSPPAPQRLAYLSWIATEREYRKHGVGSAIVTELVDAADRAGYPMTLLSAQTHAIRFYRQFGYKPFGTVFTVRGIPHQSMSRSRPAS from the coding sequence ATGGGTCGCGGGAGAGCGCGACGCGCGGGAAGCGGTGCTGTCGAAGCCATGACGATCTTTTCCACCCGGCCGAGCAGGTTGCTGACGTTCCAGATTCGGCAGGCGGAAACCGAGGACGATTTGCAGGCGGTCTATGCGCTGCGCTCGCGGGTCTTCCGTGAGGAGCAACGCCTGGCCGACCTTCCCATGACCGATCCCGATGAACACAAGAGCATTACCCTGATGGCAATTCAGGACGGCCATTTGATCGGCACCGGACGTCTCTCCCCTCCGGCGCCGCAACGGCTGGCGTATCTCTCCTGGATCGCGACCGAACGTGAGTACCGCAAGCATGGCGTCGGCTCGGCCATTGTCACCGAGCTGGTCGATGCGGCCGACCGGGCCGGCTACCCCATGACGCTGCTCAGCGCCCAAACCCACGCGATTCGCTTCTACCGTCAGTTCGGCTACAAACCCTTCGGCACGGTCTTCACCGTGCGCGGCATCCCTCACCAATCGATGTCGCGTTCTCGACCAGCATCCTGA
- a CDS encoding ABC transporter substrate-binding protein — MSNTRTRLSGREFDRKMYAYLNGLQQQSLSRRGVLKAGAAVAGAGAAIAAMPSILPGIGVLAQDGETLTFGLESDPRAVEPALGYDFTANVVICNITEGPVMVDPSGALQPLLAETYEQPDQLTYIYNLRSGVKFHDGSEMTAADVIASIERVRNPAIASPMAWMFDPAESIEATGDMQVTIKLTEPSGTFQYVMSTTAGHVMPKSLIDSTLDTPTQSPIGTGPYKFDSWEAGSEITLQKHDEYWQEGKPYFQTAVFKVITDPTTRTAGLSTGELQMVRDIQPDQLAVVQGIENVELLEVVGYTCEMVVMRNDQEPFNDANVRKAVSMAIDVPSILENLYLGAAVQANSTTVPPTMPGSAADQLAPVAFDVDGAKAALAESAFPDGFDTKLLVDSESTLRVAEAQAIQQMLAEIGVNVEIEQVPQADRITAFQTGEYEGMAFHEWGADFPDANGMLLPLFLSTSIPPQNNQSYYSNPDVDALLLGAEAEADPETRTQMLIDAQKQIAADMPLVWLDHNKWFMAKDKSLTGYTIHPLFYWDAFMRDLKKAE, encoded by the coding sequence GTGTCGAACACGCGAACGCGGCTTTCAGGGCGGGAATTCGACCGCAAGATGTACGCGTATCTCAATGGCCTGCAGCAACAAAGCCTCTCACGGCGAGGGGTGCTGAAGGCTGGGGCCGCCGTTGCTGGCGCGGGAGCAGCAATCGCAGCCATGCCGTCGATTCTTCCTGGGATCGGTGTGCTGGCGCAGGACGGGGAGACCCTCACCTTCGGTCTCGAATCCGATCCGCGCGCTGTCGAACCAGCCCTCGGCTATGACTTCACCGCCAATGTGGTGATCTGCAATATCACCGAAGGTCCGGTCATGGTCGATCCCTCTGGGGCATTGCAGCCACTCCTCGCCGAAACGTACGAACAACCAGACCAACTCACCTACATTTACAACCTCCGGTCCGGCGTGAAGTTTCACGACGGTTCTGAGATGACCGCTGCCGATGTGATTGCATCGATCGAACGTGTTCGCAACCCAGCCATCGCCTCGCCGATGGCGTGGATGTTCGACCCGGCTGAGTCGATCGAAGCCACAGGGGACATGCAAGTCACCATCAAGCTGACCGAGCCCTCTGGAACCTTCCAGTACGTCATGTCGACGACCGCCGGTCACGTCATGCCGAAGAGCCTGATCGACTCGACGCTCGATACCCCGACTCAGAGCCCGATCGGCACCGGTCCGTACAAGTTCGACTCCTGGGAAGCCGGCAGCGAGATTACGTTGCAGAAGCACGACGAGTACTGGCAGGAGGGCAAGCCCTACTTCCAGACCGCCGTTTTCAAGGTCATTACCGACCCCACCACACGAACCGCTGGCTTGAGCACCGGCGAACTGCAAATGGTGCGCGATATTCAGCCGGACCAATTGGCAGTCGTTCAAGGTATCGAAAACGTCGAACTTCTGGAGGTTGTTGGCTACACCTGCGAGATGGTGGTCATGCGCAACGACCAGGAGCCATTCAACGACGCCAACGTGCGCAAGGCCGTTAGCATGGCGATCGACGTGCCGTCGATCCTCGAGAACCTCTACCTGGGGGCAGCGGTGCAGGCGAACTCGACCACGGTTCCACCGACCATGCCAGGTTCCGCGGCCGATCAACTCGCACCGGTCGCCTTCGATGTCGATGGCGCGAAAGCGGCGCTGGCCGAATCGGCCTTCCCGGACGGGTTCGACACGAAGCTGCTGGTCGACTCCGAAAGCACCCTGCGCGTTGCCGAGGCACAGGCGATCCAGCAGATGCTGGCCGAGATCGGGGTGAATGTCGAGATCGAGCAAGTCCCCCAGGCGGACCGTATCACAGCCTTCCAGACGGGCGAATACGAAGGAATGGCATTCCACGAATGGGGCGCCGACTTCCCGGATGCAAACGGAATGCTGCTGCCCCTCTTCCTCTCCACCAGCATCCCGCCGCAGAACAACCAGTCCTACTACAGCAATCCAGATGTGGACGCGCTGTTGCTTGGGGCAGAGGCGGAAGCCGATCCCGAAACTCGCACCCAGATGCTGATCGACGCGCAGAAGCAAATTGCGGCAGACATGCCACTTGTTTGGCTCGACCACAACAAGTGGTTCATGGCCAAGGACAAGAGCCTGACGGGATACACTATTCATCCGCTCTTCTATTGGGATGCGTTCATGCGCGATCTCAAGAAGGCCGAGTAA
- a CDS encoding VOC family protein, with translation MAAVKKIDHVAIAVKSIEESRPWFEQVYGARYLGQKENVEMEYIVAYFLMGESLITMLEGTTPESFVTQHIEKRGEGIQHVGVEVDDLDEFLANAKELGARVSAERTLDGIRKEALISPKSAFGIILQPIEWLGDLADEPHHERIIKAGGL, from the coding sequence TTGGCAGCGGTCAAGAAAATCGATCATGTGGCGATCGCGGTAAAGAGCATCGAGGAGTCGCGTCCCTGGTTCGAGCAGGTCTATGGGGCGCGTTATCTCGGCCAGAAGGAAAACGTCGAGATGGAGTACATCGTCGCGTACTTCCTGATGGGCGAGAGCCTGATCACGATGCTGGAAGGAACCACGCCAGAGAGCTTCGTCACCCAGCATATCGAGAAACGCGGCGAGGGCATTCAGCACGTCGGGGTGGAAGTCGACGATCTGGACGAGTTTCTCGCGAACGCGAAGGAACTCGGCGCGCGCGTCTCGGCTGAACGCACGCTCGACGGCATCCGCAAGGAAGCGCTCATTTCACCCAAGAGCGCCTTTGGCATCATCCTGCAACCGATCGAGTGGCTCGGCGACCTCGCAGATGAACCGCACCACGAGCGCATCATCAAGGCAGGCGGCCTGTAG
- the argH gene encoding argininosuccinate lyase, which yields MVQKRLWGGRFATAPDEIAAQFTASILFDNRMVREDIRGSVAHVRMLGRQGIIEPDEAAEIERGLWLVWNEVESGTFDFSVQDEDIHTAVENRLRALIGPLQGKLHTGRSRNDQVVTDTRLWTKGALLELSAGVVNVIDALAEVAAQHVETVMPGYTHTQRAQPVVLGHHLHAYITMFQRDLQRLRQAYQRADVSALGSAAMAGATYPLDREFVAADLGMGGISVNSMDAIADRDFVLDALYAMSLVQLHLSRLSEELIYWSSGEFRFVTISDAFSTGSSIMPQKKNADVAELTRGRSGRVFGNLAGTLTMLKGLPLTYNSDMQEDKEALFEAFDTVSKALAVYPGMIRTLTVNKERMAEAAIADFILATDAADLLAKNGVPFREAHEVIGGLVGKCTAENRTFADLTDAEWAEVHPVFGQQKPPLTAEESVALRDLPGGTAPRQVAMALELAAAATEDARAWVAGERDAREAVLSKP from the coding sequence TTGGTACAGAAACGACTCTGGGGCGGACGGTTCGCGACCGCGCCTGACGAGATTGCCGCGCAGTTCACCGCCTCGATCCTTTTCGACAACCGCATGGTGCGCGAGGACATTCGCGGCTCGGTCGCGCATGTGCGCATGCTCGGGCGGCAGGGCATCATCGAGCCGGACGAGGCCGCGGAGATCGAGCGCGGGCTCTGGTTGGTCTGGAACGAAGTCGAATCCGGCACGTTCGATTTTTCGGTGCAGGATGAGGATATCCATACAGCGGTCGAAAACCGCCTGCGCGCGTTGATCGGTCCGCTGCAGGGCAAACTGCACACCGGCCGCAGCCGCAACGATCAGGTCGTCACCGACACCCGGCTTTGGACCAAGGGCGCGTTGCTCGAACTCTCTGCAGGTGTCGTGAACGTGATCGACGCGTTGGCGGAAGTCGCCGCGCAGCACGTCGAGACCGTGATGCCGGGCTACACCCACACCCAGCGGGCGCAACCGGTGGTGCTTGGGCATCACCTCCATGCCTATATCACCATGTTCCAGCGCGACCTGCAGCGGCTCAGGCAAGCCTACCAACGGGCCGACGTCTCGGCGCTCGGTTCCGCCGCCATGGCCGGCGCAACCTACCCGCTCGACCGCGAATTCGTCGCCGCCGATCTGGGGATGGGCGGCATCAGCGTCAACAGCATGGACGCCATCGCCGACCGCGACTTTGTGCTGGACGCGCTCTACGCGATGTCGCTCGTCCAGCTTCATCTCTCTCGTCTGAGCGAGGAGCTGATCTACTGGTCGAGCGGCGAGTTCCGTTTCGTGACCATCTCGGATGCGTTCTCGACGGGCAGCTCGATCATGCCGCAGAAGAAAAACGCCGACGTCGCCGAGCTGACCCGCGGACGCTCGGGTCGGGTATTCGGCAATCTCGCCGGCACATTGACCATGCTGAAGGGTCTGCCACTCACCTACAACAGCGATATGCAAGAGGACAAGGAAGCGCTTTTCGAAGCGTTCGATACGGTCAGCAAGGCGCTGGCGGTCTATCCCGGCATGATCCGAACCTTGACCGTCAACAAGGAACGAATGGCGGAAGCGGCGATCGCCGACTTTATTCTCGCTACCGATGCCGCCGACCTGCTCGCGAAGAACGGAGTTCCGTTCCGTGAGGCGCACGAGGTGATCGGTGGTCTGGTAGGCAAGTGCACCGCCGAGAACCGCACCTTCGCCGATCTCACCGACGCCGAATGGGCCGAAGTGCACCCGGTATTCGGCCAGCAAAAGCCACCGCTTACCGCCGAAGAAAGCGTGGCGCTGCGCGATCTGCCCGGAGGCACCGCGCCACGGCAAGTGGCGATGGCGCTCGAGCTGGCGGCAGCCGCGACCGAGGACGCGCGCGCATGGGTCGCGGGAGAGCGCGACGCGCGGGAAGCGGTGCTGTCGAAGCCATGA
- a CDS encoding creatininase family protein, which produces MTASPKRAPALAELTPVELREGGYDTAVLPVGATEYHGAHLPFSTDTIAADTLAHRLAWEIGTAVVLPPVSYGMSLHMLNWPWSLSLRPETLTNVIIDIGESLWKNDIQRLLVVTAHDGNPPCAENAARELNDRHGMAVALFGGWQGMAQRLLAGTEFESDEDHGGRSEMSMTLYAAPHLARQERAVDLPVQIATEPVNVRGPFSNVVPHGYSGAPSQGSAEEGEAIVDAIAAEVGPFLRNLAANGWMNGAWMSGIEPPPAASDPRHPRAR; this is translated from the coding sequence ATGACCGCATCGCCAAAACGCGCCCCGGCGCTCGCTGAGTTGACTCCCGTGGAACTGCGGGAAGGTGGCTACGACACCGCCGTGCTGCCGGTTGGCGCTACCGAGTACCACGGTGCGCACTTGCCATTCTCGACCGACACCATTGCCGCCGACACGCTGGCGCATCGGCTTGCCTGGGAGATCGGAACCGCGGTTGTGCTCCCGCCAGTGAGCTATGGCATGTCGCTGCACATGCTCAACTGGCCGTGGAGTCTCTCACTGCGGCCGGAGACGCTGACCAATGTCATCATCGATATCGGGGAGTCGCTTTGGAAGAACGATATCCAGCGTCTCCTGGTGGTCACCGCGCACGACGGGAATCCGCCATGCGCCGAGAACGCCGCACGTGAGCTGAACGACCGGCATGGGATGGCGGTCGCGCTCTTTGGGGGCTGGCAGGGGATGGCGCAACGCTTGCTGGCAGGCACCGAGTTCGAAAGCGACGAAGACCACGGCGGCCGGTCCGAGATGTCGATGACGCTTTACGCCGCGCCGCATCTTGCGCGCCAGGAACGGGCGGTCGATCTCCCGGTGCAAATTGCGACCGAGCCAGTCAATGTCCGCGGGCCGTTCAGCAACGTGGTCCCGCATGGTTACAGCGGGGCTCCGTCACAGGGGTCGGCCGAAGAGGGTGAAGCGATCGTCGATGCCATCGCTGCCGAGGTCGGCCCCTTCCTGCGCAATCTCGCCGCCAACGGATGGATGAACGGCGCCTGGATGTCCGGCATCGAGCCGCCCCCGGCCGCGAGCGATCCGCGCCATCCGCGCGCGCGTTAG
- a CDS encoding NAD(P)-dependent oxidoreductase, whose amino-acid sequence MATLVTGGNGWVPSHIVRRLAQRGETVISYDLMAVDELLRDLLGTAIEHVVFVHGDVTDADAMLSAAREHGVTRIIHTAAITPRRHREMAEPKRIVEVNLLGTMNALDVARQLDGFERFVYVSSCAATGSHPELAETDETTPSTATGLYGITKHTSERICQRYAELYGLDIVSMRPANVYGPMERDTPGYKGGTEPREMLRLYAEGKPVLINSLEGPYLDWTYVEDIAEGIERAWATPNLPEPVYSVTCGKLYSIGDVLEQFRAHLPNFEYRVVPEHEANYLVAGDEPGPVPSNARMQRDFGWVPSTPFADGMKQYLTWIQENGPQ is encoded by the coding sequence TTGGCGACATTGGTTACGGGAGGCAACGGCTGGGTTCCCAGTCACATCGTGCGCCGGCTGGCCCAACGCGGCGAAACGGTCATTTCGTACGACCTCATGGCGGTCGACGAACTGCTGCGCGATCTGCTTGGCACTGCAATCGAACACGTCGTCTTCGTGCATGGCGATGTCACCGATGCCGACGCCATGTTGTCCGCGGCCCGCGAGCACGGCGTGACCAGAATCATCCATACCGCCGCAATCACTCCGCGACGCCATCGCGAAATGGCCGAGCCGAAACGGATCGTCGAGGTCAATCTGCTCGGCACGATGAACGCGCTCGATGTCGCGCGGCAACTCGACGGGTTCGAGCGATTCGTCTATGTCTCCTCCTGCGCGGCCACTGGCAGCCACCCGGAGCTAGCCGAAACCGACGAGACCACGCCATCCACGGCCACCGGGCTCTATGGCATCACCAAACACACCAGCGAACGGATCTGCCAGCGATATGCCGAACTCTACGGGCTCGATATCGTCTCCATGCGTCCGGCCAATGTCTATGGGCCGATGGAGCGGGACACACCGGGGTACAAGGGGGGCACCGAACCGCGGGAAATGCTGCGGCTCTACGCCGAAGGCAAACCGGTGCTCATCAACTCGCTCGAAGGGCCGTATCTCGACTGGACGTATGTCGAGGACATCGCCGAAGGGATAGAGCGCGCCTGGGCCACACCGAACCTGCCGGAACCGGTCTATTCCGTTACCTGCGGCAAGCTCTACTCGATCGGCGATGTGCTGGAGCAGTTCCGGGCGCACCTCCCGAACTTCGAATATCGGGTCGTGCCAGAGCACGAGGCCAACTACCTTGTTGCGGGCGACGAACCGGGCCCCGTGCCAAGCAACGCCAGAATGCAGCGCGACTTCGGTTGGGTCCCCTCGACACCCTTTGCGGATGGAATGAAGCAGTATCTGACCTGGATTCAGGAGAACGGACCGCAATGA
- a CDS encoding ABC transporter permease, with protein MARLIVSRLATLIPLMLIATSIVFFLVRFVPGDPVRIMVGGQRISEANVQSIREQYRLDKPLLAQYGYWLNDLAHGSLGDSFRQRAPVRDLVLERLPITLELACYAFLISMLISIPLGIISALRRNSWIDVGASVFSLIGASSPVFFTSILLILVFAYKLQWMPALGQGDGGWDTVKHLTMPAIALGLSLAAITTRITRNGMIEALSQDYMVTARAKGLSPRSIVFKHALRNALIPIVTVAALQFGFLLVGTVLVEYTFGIGGLGSLLVDSVQRRDYPVVQGTTVFIAIAFIVLNLAVDILYAIIDPRIKY; from the coding sequence ATGGCGCGTCTCATCGTCAGTCGGCTGGCGACCCTCATTCCGTTGATGCTGATCGCAACGTCGATCGTCTTTTTCCTGGTCCGCTTCGTACCGGGCGACCCGGTCCGCATCATGGTCGGCGGCCAGCGCATTAGCGAAGCGAACGTGCAGAGCATCCGCGAGCAATATCGGCTCGACAAGCCGCTGTTGGCACAGTACGGCTACTGGCTCAACGATCTGGCCCATGGGAGTCTGGGAGATTCGTTCCGGCAACGCGCTCCTGTCCGTGATCTGGTGCTCGAACGGCTTCCGATCACACTCGAACTCGCATGCTATGCCTTTCTCATCTCGATGCTGATTTCGATACCGCTTGGCATCATTTCGGCCCTGAGGCGCAACTCATGGATCGATGTCGGCGCATCGGTTTTCAGTTTGATTGGGGCATCGTCTCCCGTCTTTTTCACGTCGATTCTGTTGATTCTCGTGTTTGCCTACAAGCTCCAGTGGATGCCTGCGCTCGGACAGGGTGACGGTGGATGGGATACCGTCAAGCACCTGACGATGCCCGCCATCGCTCTCGGGCTTTCCCTTGCGGCCATCACGACGCGCATCACGCGCAACGGGATGATCGAAGCGCTCTCCCAGGACTACATGGTCACCGCGCGCGCGAAGGGACTTTCCCCACGCTCTATTGTTTTCAAGCACGCGCTGCGCAATGCGCTCATTCCGATCGTCACCGTGGCCGCGCTGCAGTTCGGCTTCTTGCTGGTTGGCACGGTACTGGTGGAATACACCTTTGGCATCGGTGGGCTTGGGTCATTGCTGGTCGATTCGGTGCAACGGCGTGACTATCCGGTGGTGCAGGGCACCACTGTCTTCATCGCTATCGCCTTTATCGTGCTCAACCTGGCAGTAGACATTCTGTATGCCATCATCGACCCACGGATCAAGTACTGA
- a CDS encoding CoA transferase, protein MGTLDGIRVLDLSRALAGPFAAMQLGDMGADVIKVEDPGAGDTTRGFPPHWNGESTYYMSTNRNKRGMILDLNTERGREIALELALRSDVLIENFRAGQMEKWGLGWERLHELNPRLIYCAVSAAGREGPDKDRIGVDLLMQAYAGLMSITGEADGEPVRTGTSVVDLSTGEMALSGILAALYHRERTGEGQRIDVSLLGTTIAWMTYHAVAYFATGKIPGRSGSHHPSVSPYGGYPTGDGYLVVAIAFDNHWSRFCELVGRPDLIDDPRFARNPDRVVNRAELDPIMAEILAPRGAVEWAGMMDAAGIPCSPIHDMAQAMALPQVVYQEYVADVPHPDIPDLRMPGIALKFSATPSTITRHPPKHGEHTAEILAELGFDPGGD, encoded by the coding sequence ATGGGAACTCTCGACGGAATCCGCGTCCTCGATCTCAGCCGGGCACTGGCCGGGCCCTTTGCAGCCATGCAACTGGGCGACATGGGCGCCGACGTGATTAAAGTGGAGGACCCCGGCGCCGGCGATACCACCCGTGGCTTTCCACCCCACTGGAACGGCGAATCGACGTACTACATGTCGACCAACCGCAACAAACGCGGGATGATTCTCGACCTCAACACCGAACGGGGCCGCGAAATCGCCCTCGAGCTGGCATTGCGCTCGGACGTGCTGATCGAGAATTTTCGCGCCGGCCAAATGGAAAAGTGGGGTCTTGGCTGGGAGCGCTTGCACGAACTCAATCCCCGCCTGATCTATTGTGCCGTATCGGCCGCCGGCCGGGAGGGTCCGGACAAGGATCGCATCGGCGTCGATTTGCTCATGCAAGCATATGCCGGGTTGATGAGCATCACCGGTGAGGCCGATGGGGAACCGGTGCGCACTGGCACCTCGGTGGTCGATCTCAGTACTGGCGAGATGGCGCTAAGCGGCATCCTTGCAGCGCTCTACCATCGCGAACGGACTGGAGAAGGGCAACGGATCGACGTTTCGCTGTTGGGAACCACGATCGCCTGGATGACCTATCACGCGGTCGCTTATTTTGCGACCGGAAAGATTCCCGGCCGATCTGGATCGCATCATCCATCCGTTTCACCCTATGGCGGTTATCCCACTGGCGATGGCTACTTGGTAGTGGCGATCGCGTTCGACAATCATTGGTCGCGGTTCTGCGAGTTGGTCGGACGCCCGGACCTGATCGACGATCCCCGTTTCGCTCGCAATCCGGACCGCGTTGTCAACCGCGCCGAGCTCGACCCGATCATGGCCGAAATTCTGGCGCCCAGAGGAGCGGTCGAATGGGCTGGCATGATGGACGCGGCCGGAATCCCCTGCAGTCCTATCCATGACATGGCGCAGGCCATGGCGCTGCCACAGGTGGTTTATCAGGAGTATGTGGCTGACGTGCCCCATCCAGATATCCCCGACCTGCGCATGCCCGGCATTGCGCTCAAGTTCTCAGCAACGCCGAGCACCATCACACGCCACCCTCCAAAGCATGGAGAGCACACAGCCGAAATTCTGGCCGAGCTCGGATTCGATCCAGGCGGCGACTAG
- a CDS encoding xanthine dehydrogenase family protein molybdopterin-binding subunit — MVLSSYVGASVKRKEDPRLITGTSTYVDDIKLSGMAHAVFVRSTYAHAKIKGIDKSEALAMPGVIDVMDGEELRTILKDFYPIHPVGDTQLELYDQDEVGDGEIYVPKVQPLATGKVRYIGDPIAVVVAESVEIARDAADLVMVDYEELEAVIDPYEAVKDGAPQLYSKVKNNISVREASVHGDVDAAMANASIKVKAKIREPRCHGVPMEGRAVLATPDPITRGLTFWSSTQAPHWNRNSIADALGLSQNQVRCIAPEVGGGFGVKIGAYGEDFVISALALKHHRPVKWVETRSENFLATNHGRNQWSEFEVGADENGKIVALKGRVLLDSGAYPKALDLAWCTWVMSTGPYKIENVDYEVIGAYTNTMANGAYRGAGRPEATYYLERLMDLVADEGGLDPTEVRKVNFIPPDEFPFVTLTGETYDSAEHQKALDRAKELIGYDALRAEQAKLRKEGRYLGIGVASYVEICGFGPFESSTVRVEKGGQVTIYTGISPHGQGQETTFAQLAAEYLGADFDTVVVHHGDTANTPQGNGTMGSRGLATGGAALMMSLDNLRIKACAIAAHILEASAEDIELKQGKYQVKGVPDRSVTLAKIADKAYSDDLPDGVTPGLDTTDFFKVPEETFPFGSHIAVVEVFPETGEIKLVRYLSVDDCGNIISPVLVTGQVHGGLAQGIGQVLWEELHYDNNGELLTGTLNDYALPKAEFFPIFETHHTTTPTYLNPMGAKGIGEAATIGSTPATANAVIDALEPFGITHIDTPFPPEKIWRAVQDATATASAAD; from the coding sequence ATGGTGCTCAGTAGCTACGTCGGCGCATCGGTCAAACGGAAGGAAGACCCGCGCCTGATCACTGGAACATCAACGTACGTCGATGACATCAAGCTGAGCGGGATGGCGCACGCGGTGTTCGTGCGCAGCACCTATGCCCACGCCAAGATCAAGGGAATCGACAAGTCGGAAGCGCTGGCGATGCCGGGCGTGATCGACGTTATGGACGGCGAAGAACTGCGCACGATCCTGAAGGACTTCTATCCGATCCATCCGGTGGGCGATACGCAGCTGGAGCTCTACGACCAGGACGAAGTCGGTGACGGCGAGATCTATGTGCCCAAGGTGCAGCCGCTCGCGACCGGCAAGGTGCGCTACATCGGCGATCCGATTGCGGTGGTCGTGGCCGAGAGTGTCGAGATCGCGCGCGACGCCGCCGATCTCGTCATGGTCGATTATGAGGAGCTCGAAGCGGTCATCGACCCCTACGAGGCGGTCAAGGATGGCGCTCCGCAGCTCTATTCCAAGGTAAAGAACAACATCAGCGTGCGCGAAGCGAGCGTGCATGGCGATGTCGATGCGGCGATGGCCAACGCATCGATCAAGGTGAAAGCGAAGATCCGCGAACCTCGCTGCCATGGGGTTCCGATGGAGGGTCGCGCGGTGTTGGCGACGCCCGATCCAATCACGCGCGGGCTCACCTTCTGGAGCTCGACGCAAGCGCCGCATTGGAACCGCAACTCGATTGCCGATGCCCTCGGTCTGAGCCAAAACCAGGTGCGGTGCATCGCGCCCGAGGTCGGCGGCGGGTTCGGAGTCAAGATCGGCGCCTACGGTGAGGACTTTGTCATCTCGGCGCTCGCCCTCAAGCACCATCGGCCTGTCAAGTGGGTCGAGACGCGGTCGGAGAACTTCCTCGCCACCAATCACGGCCGCAACCAGTGGAGCGAGTTCGAGGTTGGCGCGGACGAGAATGGCAAGATCGTTGCTCTCAAGGGGCGCGTGCTGCTCGATTCCGGCGCCTATCCCAAGGCACTCGATCTCGCCTGGTGCACCTGGGTCATGTCGACCGGTCCGTACAAGATCGAGAATGTGGACTACGAGGTCATCGGCGCGTACACCAACACCATGGCAAATGGCGCGTATCGCGGCGCTGGACGCCCAGAAGCCACCTACTATCTCGAACGGCTGATGGATCTGGTGGCCGACGAAGGCGGTCTCGATCCGACCGAGGTGCGTAAGGTCAATTTCATTCCACCGGACGAGTTCCCGTTCGTGACGTTGACCGGCGAGACGTACGACTCCGCCGAGCATCAGAAAGCGCTCGACCGTGCCAAGGAGCTGATCGGCTACGACGCGCTGCGCGCGGAGCAGGCGAAGCTGCGCAAGGAAGGCCGTTATCTGGGGATCGGTGTTGCGTCCTATGTCGAAATCTGCGGTTTCGGGCCGTTCGAGAGCTCGACCGTTCGCGTCGAGAAGGGCGGCCAGGTAACGATCTACACTGGCATCTCACCGCACGGCCAGGGACAGGAGACGACGTTCGCGCAGCTGGCGGCTGAGTACCTCGGGGCCGACTTCGACACCGTCGTGGTCCATCACGGCGACACCGCGAACACTCCCCAGGGCAACGGCACCATGGGCAGCCGCGGACTCGCCACCGGCGGGGCAGCGCTGATGATGTCGCTCGACAATCTGCGCATCAAGGCCTGCGCGATTGCGGCGCACATCCTCGAAGCGTCTGCAGAAGACATCGAGCTCAAGCAGGGCAAGTATCAGGTCAAAGGTGTGCCCGACCGCTCGGTCACCCTCGCTAAGATCGCCGACAAGGCGTACTCAGATGATTTGCCAGACGGAGTGACCCCGGGTCTCGACACCACCGACTTCTTCAAAGTGCCGGAAGAAACGTTCCCCTTCGGCTCGCATATCGCGGTGGTCGAAGTCTTCCCGGAGACCGGCGAGATCAAGCTCGTCCGCTATCTCTCGGTCGACGACTGCGGCAACATCATCAGTCCGGTGCTGGTGACTGGGCAGGTGCATGGTGGATTGGCGCAGGGCATCGGCCAGGTGCTGTGGGAAGAGCTGCACTACGACAACAATGGCGAGTTGCTGACGGGCACGCTCAACGACTACGCGTTGCCAAAGGCCGAGTTCTTCCCGATCTTCGAGACGCATCACACCACGACGCCCACATATCTCAATCCGATGGGCGCCAAGGGAATCGGCGAGGCTGCCACAATTGGCTCGACCCCAGCCACGGCCAATGCCGTGATCGACGCGCTCGAGCCGTTCGGCATCACGCATATCGACACCCCGTTCCCGCCTGAGAAGATCTGGCGGGCGGTGCAGGACGCGACAGCGACTGCCTCAGCGGCGGACTGA